The Acutalibacter muris genomic sequence AGCCTAGTTCCCCTGCTTCTGGCTGATGATCTTGTTCAGCTCCTCCATAAAGCTGTTGATATCTCTAAACTGCCTGTAGACCGAGGCGAAGCGCACATAAGCCACCTCGTCCACGCTCTTGAGCTTCTCCATGGCGTAGGTGCCGATGCGCTGGGAGGAGACCTCCTTATCCAGGGAATTCTGGAGCAGGACCTCGATCTCTCCCACGATATGCTCCAGGGTGTCCAGAGACACCGGCCGCTTTTCACAGGCGCGCAGCAGGCCGTTTAATAGCTTCTGCCGGTCGAAGGCCTCTCTGGACTTGTCCTTCTTAATGACGACGATTGGTACGCTCTCTATAACCTCATAGGTGGTGAAGCGTTTGCCGCATTTCAGGCACTCCCGGCGCCGCCGGATGCGCTCGCTCTCGTCAGTGGGGCGGGAATCCACGACCTTGCTCTCGGTATAACCGCAATAGGGGCATTTCACAGTGACTACATCTCCCTTAAAAAGAACTATTACTTTAAATTATACACTATATGTGGCGTAAAAGCAAGGCTTATTTATAAAATACTTTACATAAAAATTGTGTTCCAGGGATATTTTACCACTATTTGACAAATCGCCGGGATATGCTATAATAAAATGGCCTGTCCACATGATATATAAGTTGAAAAGGAGACAATATGGCTATCCTCACCGTTTCAGATATATCCCTTGCCTTTGGCGAGGAGACCATAATAGAAAACGTCAGCTTCGAGCTGCAAAAGGGCGAGCACGTCGGCCTGGTAGGAGTAAACGGCTCCGGCAAGACCACACTGTTCAAGACCCTG encodes the following:
- the nrdR gene encoding transcriptional regulator NrdR gives rise to the protein MKCPYCGYTESKVVDSRPTDESERIRRRRECLKCGKRFTTYEVIESVPIVVIKKDKSREAFDRQKLLNGLLRACEKRPVSLDTLEHIVGEIEVLLQNSLDKEVSSQRIGTYAMEKLKSVDEVAYVRFASVYRQFRDINSFMEELNKIISQKQGN